A stretch of the Planktothricoides raciborskii GIHE-MW2 genome encodes the following:
- a CDS encoding ABC transporter permease: MNLLKKLFREKIRVKDLLSLDIIAPIGVGILMIFTWEFLVNITGIPPYLLPSPSRIIQTLISDWFLLFPALLITIKITIIAFFYAAGLGLLISMLMAQSKWIEKSLYPYAVILQTMPIAAIAPLIIIWLRNNTFAALVLCAWIVAFFPIISNTTFGLNSIDPNLRDLFRLYKANPWQTMVYLRLPSALPYFLSALRISGGLSLIGAVVAEFVAGTGGTNSGLAYQMLIASYNLQIPRMFAALVMISGLGILIFLILTAFSNLLLGKWHESSIKRTP; this comes from the coding sequence ATGAATTTGTTGAAAAAATTATTCCGGGAAAAAATCAGAGTTAAAGATTTACTATCTCTAGATATTATCGCCCCGATTGGAGTAGGAATTTTGATGATATTTACCTGGGAGTTTTTGGTAAATATTACTGGGATACCTCCCTATCTTCTACCCTCTCCCAGTCGAATTATCCAAACCTTAATTAGTGACTGGTTTCTTTTATTCCCCGCTTTGCTGATTACCATAAAAATTACTATAATAGCTTTTTTTTATGCAGCCGGTTTAGGGTTATTAATTTCCATGCTTATGGCTCAGAGCAAATGGATTGAAAAAAGCTTATATCCTTATGCGGTGATTCTGCAAACAATGCCGATCGCGGCGATCGCGCCTTTAATCATTATTTGGCTGAGAAACAATACCTTTGCTGCCTTGGTACTTTGTGCTTGGATCGTCGCCTTTTTTCCCATCATTTCTAATACCACTTTTGGTCTGAATAGCATCGATCCGAACTTGCGGGATCTGTTTCGTCTGTATAAAGCGAATCCCTGGCAAACGATGGTGTATTTAAGACTACCTAGTGCGTTACCCTATTTTTTATCCGCCTTACGGATTAGCGGTGGTTTATCATTAATTGGCGCCGTCGTCGCCGAATTTGTCGCCGGAACCGGAGGCACGAATTCGGGATTAGCTTATCAAATGCTCATCGCTAGTTATAATTTACAAATTCCTCGTATGTTTGCGGCTTTAGTGATGATTAGTGGGCTGGGAATCTTGATTTTTTTGATTTTGACCGCTTTCTCAAACTTACTTTTAGGAAAATGGCATGAAAGCTCGATTAAACGAACACCCTAA
- a CDS encoding ABC transporter substrate-binding protein: MNKSYPIKRRQFIKLSSLALGSSLFTACTQSNSPSSSSESTEKLDKIKFLLSWKAEAEYGGFYQALATGIYRQHGLDVTIQPGSPQTNTTQLLMGGVIDFTIGGGIDAIKAVQEGIPKITVAAIFQKEIQVLLTHPGVGNDSFEQLKGKPIYLTIGAYYWQILKTKYGLSDDQKRPYNFNVSPFLVDKNSAQQGLLTSEPYTIEKEGGFKPNILLLADAGYNPYAFTIETTKKLVETNPDLVQRFVDASIKGWYSYLENPQPANELIKKDNPEMTDDLIDYGLNKLKEYEVIISGDAKTLGIGAMTDQRWENLFQNLVAVGVFDANTDYKQAYTLQFVNKGVDYYQNS, encoded by the coding sequence ATGAACAAATCGTATCCAATCAAACGTCGCCAATTCATAAAACTGAGTTCTTTAGCTTTAGGCAGTAGCCTTTTCACCGCTTGTACTCAGTCAAATTCTCCATCCTCCAGTTCAGAATCAACCGAAAAACTGGATAAAATTAAATTTCTGCTTTCTTGGAAAGCCGAAGCAGAATATGGCGGCTTTTATCAAGCATTAGCAACGGGAATTTATCGCCAACATGGACTAGATGTCACCATTCAACCGGGGAGTCCGCAAACTAATACAACCCAGTTGTTGATGGGAGGGGTGATTGATTTTACGATCGGAGGTGGTATTGATGCTATTAAAGCAGTACAAGAAGGGATTCCGAAAATAACAGTGGCGGCTATTTTTCAAAAAGAAATCCAAGTTCTTTTAACTCATCCCGGAGTCGGCAATGATTCTTTTGAGCAATTAAAAGGAAAACCAATTTATCTGACTATTGGCGCTTATTATTGGCAGATACTCAAAACTAAGTATGGGTTAAGTGATGACCAAAAACGCCCTTACAATTTTAATGTAAGCCCGTTCTTAGTGGATAAAAACTCCGCCCAACAAGGTCTTTTAACTTCTGAACCTTATACCATTGAAAAAGAAGGCGGATTTAAACCCAATATCTTACTTTTAGCCGATGCGGGATATAATCCTTATGCCTTTACCATAGAAACCACCAAAAAATTAGTCGAAACCAATCCAGATTTAGTGCAACGCTTTGTTGATGCCTCAATTAAAGGATGGTATAGTTATCTGGAAAATCCTCAACCCGCAAATGAACTGATTAAAAAAGATAACCCGGAAATGACCGACGATTTGATCGATTATGGACTCAATAAGTTAAAAGAATATGAGGTAATTATATCAGGAGATGCCAAAACTCTGGGCATTGGGGCGATGACCGACCAACGCTGGGAAAATTTATTTCAAAATTTAGTGGCGGTGGGTGTTTTTGATGCGAACACGGATTATAAACAGGCTTATACCCTCCAGTTTGTGAATAAGGGCGTGGATTATTATCAAAATTCCTAG
- a CDS encoding type II toxin-antitoxin system PemK/MazF family toxin translates to MAERIKLKRGTIIDVNFDPTKGSETGKIRPCIVVTNNTYNERVPVIQVVPITAWSDKKAKITTNVEILPSSGNGLTKQSIADCLQTRPIDYRSRLVAIRGELEPELLLKIDNALRTVFAL, encoded by the coding sequence ATGGCCGAAAGAATAAAGCTCAAGCGTGGGACAATTATTGATGTTAATTTCGACCCCACTAAAGGTTCAGAAACGGGAAAAATTAGACCTTGTATTGTGGTGACAAATAACACTTACAACGAGCGAGTTCCGGTGATTCAAGTTGTCCCAATTACCGCATGGAGCGACAAAAAAGCTAAAATTACAACAAATGTCGAGATTTTGCCTTCGTCAGGGAATGGATTGACTAAACAATCTATTGCCGATTGCTTGCAAACCCGCCCGATTGATTATCGCTCTCGCTTGGTGGCAATTCGAGGTGAACTGGAACCAGAACTTTTGCTAAAAATTGATAATGCTCTCCGAACCGTGTTTGCTTTGTAG
- a CDS encoding ABC transporter ATP-binding protein has product MNSQPLITLSQVNKLFDNGTVALTDLNLAINAGEFVSLVGPSGCGKSTLLRIIAGLTNHSSGTIQWHDITAQENLSFVFQEPALMPWATVRENVRLPLKLARISKNIADPAINKSLQLVGLEKFAKSYPRQLSGGMKMRVSIARTLVTSPTVLLMDEPFGALDDITRTQLNVELLNLWSQQSWTIIFVTHNIYEAVYLSNRVVVMAPRPGRVVADIAIAQPYPRSEEFRTSVLYSQYCQQVAHELSQGMMGQESI; this is encoded by the coding sequence ATGAATTCTCAACCTTTAATTACCTTAAGTCAGGTGAATAAGTTATTCGACAATGGCACCGTCGCCCTGACTGACTTAAACCTGGCAATTAATGCCGGTGAATTTGTTAGTTTGGTAGGGCCTTCCGGTTGTGGAAAAAGTACCCTACTTCGGATTATTGCCGGACTGACTAATCACAGTTCAGGCACGATTCAATGGCATGATATTACTGCTCAAGAAAATCTCTCCTTTGTCTTCCAAGAACCGGCATTGATGCCTTGGGCTACGGTGCGGGAAAATGTCCGTTTACCCCTAAAATTAGCCAGAATCTCGAAAAATATTGCGGATCCGGCAATTAACAAATCCCTGCAATTGGTTGGGTTAGAAAAGTTTGCTAAATCTTATCCCCGTCAGCTTTCTGGAGGGATGAAAATGCGGGTATCCATTGCCAGAACTTTAGTGACCTCTCCCACGGTGTTACTTATGGATGAACCTTTTGGGGCTTTAGATGATATTACCCGGACTCAATTAAATGTGGAGTTACTTAATTTATGGAGTCAACAAAGTTGGACAATTATTTTTGTCACCCACAATATTTATGAAGCGGTCTATTTATCCAATCGGGTGGTGGTCATGGCACCCCGTCCCGGTCGAGTGGTGGCGGATATTGCGATCGCTCAACCCTATCCCCGTTCGGAAGAATTTCGTACTTCCGTTCTCTATTCCCAATATTGTCAGCAAGTAGCCCATGAATTATCTCAAGGAATGATGGGTCAAGAGTCGATTTGA
- a CDS encoding NUDIX domain-containing protein — protein MQKHFPLTTVGALVVNSRGQILIVRTTKWRGTWGVPGGKVEWGESLIDAVIREFQEEVGLELTQVRFALLQEAVLDPQFFKEAHFIMVNYYALSTQETIIPNEEIEAWAWVTPQEAMEYPLNTYTRILIEDYLHQNIAQLYLN, from the coding sequence ATGCAAAAACATTTTCCATTGACGACTGTAGGCGCACTCGTCGTGAATTCTCGCGGACAAATTTTGATTGTCAGAACTACGAAGTGGCGCGGCACCTGGGGAGTCCCAGGAGGGAAAGTAGAATGGGGGGAAAGTCTGATTGACGCTGTGATTCGAGAATTCCAAGAGGAAGTGGGTCTAGAGTTGACCCAAGTCCGCTTTGCCTTGTTACAAGAAGCGGTTCTCGATCCACAGTTTTTTAAAGAAGCCCATTTTATCATGGTGAACTATTATGCACTTTCGACCCAGGAAACGATTATTCCCAATGAAGAAATCGAAGCATGGGCTTGGGTGACTCCCCAAGAAGCAATGGAGTATCCTCTTAATACTTATACTCGGATTTTAATTGAGGACTATCTCCATCAAAATATTGCTCAGTTATATCTGAATTAG
- the folK gene encoding 2-amino-4-hydroxy-6-hydroxymethyldihydropteridine diphosphokinase, which produces MVDHTEKLDTEPMLSAIALGSNLGDSLVILESALKNLDQTPGITVKAKSSWYQTAPVGPPQPDYLNGCAILEVQLTPEELLETLLGIERQFGRVRLEHWGPRTLDLDLLLFDQLILESPTLQIPHPRMTQRDFVLRPLAEIAPHWIEPVSGMAIAQLLEQLNSAEGNRSNSDITEQYFDGDSPQLKSEYKY; this is translated from the coding sequence ATGGTTGATCACACTGAAAAATTGGACACAGAACCTATGCTTAGTGCGATCGCCCTTGGCAGCAACCTGGGTGACTCTCTAGTGATACTAGAATCCGCCCTGAAAAATCTTGATCAAACTCCTGGGATTACCGTTAAAGCCAAATCCAGTTGGTATCAAACCGCTCCCGTTGGGCCGCCACAACCGGATTATCTCAATGGTTGTGCTATTTTAGAAGTGCAGCTAACTCCAGAAGAATTGCTAGAAACTTTACTGGGAATTGAACGTCAGTTTGGGAGAGTTCGCCTAGAGCATTGGGGACCCCGAACTTTAGACTTAGATTTATTACTATTTGATCAATTAATTCTGGAAAGTCCAACGTTGCAGATCCCCCATCCCCGCATGACTCAGAGAGATTTTGTTTTGAGGCCATTAGCGGAAATTGCTCCGCATTGGATCGAACCCGTTTCCGGTATGGCGATCGCGCAACTTTTAGAGCAATTAAACTCTGCTGAAGGTAATCGATCTAATTCAGATATAACTGAGCAATATTTTGATGGAGATAGTCCTCAATTAAAATCCGAGTATAAGTATTAA
- a CDS encoding Ig-like domain-containing protein encodes MSPDFRSDRVIVKLKPGANSNEISNLQAQIGVTKVSTASQLGIDIWQIPDGNVEQIISTYKNDPRFEYIEPDYIITLEDTSKTRNPEESLSIITPQATTPNDPGYSQLWGLNNTGQSGGTADADIDAPEAWDIQKGNQNLVIGVIDTGVDYNHPDLSANIWTNPGEIAGDGIDNDNNGYIDDVRGWDFAYNDNNPMDVQGHGTHVSGTIAGKGNNGIGVTGVAWNAKIMPLKFLDDSGSGSTSNAILAINYATAKGVKLTNNSWGGGGYSQALYDAINTAGQQGALFIAAAGNSSQNTDTTPAYPASYNLSNIISVASTTRTDGLSWFSNYGATTVDLGAPGSDIYSTLPNSSYGTLSGTSMASPHVTGAAALLWSQNPTWTAQQVKNSLMSTGDSISALNGITVSGKRLNIYNALAPADTTPPTASSFTPADNATGVAVAANLVVNFSEAIQKGSGNIVIKKVSDNSVVETIAVTNSNVTVSGSQLTINPTNDLAQGTDYYVEIANGAIKDIAGNNYAGITGNSTWNFTTTSQSSGSFTEDTSISLPGVYVSSVAWADYNGDGKQDFLLTGYSSSGYISKLYKNTGSGFSEDTTISLPGVSYGSVAWADYNGDGKQDFLLTGYSSSGYISKLYKNTGSGFSEDTTISLPGVSYGSVAWADYSGDGKQDFLLTGWSSSGGISKLYKNTGSGFSEDTTVSLPGVGYSSVAWADYSGDGKQDFLLTGYSSSGYISKLYKNTGSGFSEDTSVSLPGVYYSSVAWADYNGDGKQDFLLTGWSSSGSYISKLYKNTGSGFSEDTTVSLPGVGGSSVAWADYSGDGKQDFLLTGYSSSGRISKLYKNTGSGFSEDTSVSLPGVSYSSVAWADYSGDGKQDFLLTGSYNSGSFISKLYKNTATPADTTPPTASSFTPADNATGVAVAANLVVNFSEAIQKGSGNIVIKKVSDNSVVETIAVTNSNVTVSGSQLTINPTNDLAQGTDYYVEIANAAIKDIAGNNYAGITGNSTWNFQTVAPTDTTPPTANSFTPADNATGVAVAANLVVNFSEAIQKGSGNIVIKKVSDNSVVETIAVTNSNVTVSGSQLTINPTNDLAQGTDYYVEIANGAIKDIAGNNYAGITGNSTWNFKTVGGLLQTITPDFDSATAGNQTTKAFRPNNSVGVDVNYSTSDNNSSLTSSFGFKLHYDSSQLTFVNLTNPLSSPIAPTIGSPEADTANEDNDPLTDKVINVAWLNISGVNWPNTTLPANLYKANFTTSSTYTGTNVNFSSNNTSPGYSLSPTSAVLTLAPPVSLDADGNSSAQGATDGILIARHLFGFTGNTLTTGAIGTGATRTTATDIQNYLQNGQATMLDVDGNGSAQGATDGILIARYLFGFTGNTLTTGAIGTGATRTTATEIQQFLSTYLPTTPASSKSVVTNSATQNITASASTQNVAPGSSVSIDAKYSTSDNSSSLPSSFGFKLHYDSSKLNFVDFANPGVLSSPLTPTIGTPDADTLNEDNDTSTDKVINVAWLNLNGVNWPNVAAPTTLYKANFTALPTFTTGSAKVNFSSQNASPGYTFQGTGTVISADSTAPTASSFSPVDNATGVAVGANLVVNFSEAIKKGSGNLVIKKVSDNSVVETIAVTNSNVTVSGSQLTINPTNDLAQGTDYYVEIANAAIKDIAGNNYAGITGSSTWNFKTQGTSTINGTAGADNLIGTANPDIINGLAGNDTLNGGAGVDTLVGGLGNDIYVVDNTGDIVTELASQGTDLVQSSVTYTLGANVENLTLTGTAAINGTGNTLNNTITGNAANNTLNGGAGADILNGGLGNDIYVVDNAGDIVTELASQGTDLVQSSVTYTLGANVENLTLTGTAAINGTGNTLNNTITGNAANNTLNGGAGADILNGGLGNDIYVVDNAGDIVTELASQGTDLVQSSVTYTLGANVENLTLTGTAAINGTGNTLNNTITGNAANNTLNGGAGADILNGGLGNDIYVVDNAGDIVTELASQGTDLVQSSVTYTLGANVENLTLTGTAAINGTGNTLNNTITGNAANNTLNGGAGADILNGGLGNDIYVVDNAGDIVTELASQGTDLVQSSVTYTLGANVENLTLTGTAAINGTGNTLNNTITGNAANNTLNGGAGNDILNGAAGRDILTGSTGADTFVFQFGQSTVAACDRITDFAIGSDKIDLLTQAGAAMNAPTSFSRAANNAATTLATVVTQVFTDANGASAGNQALGLNSAALVVATNAAIAGTYLVVNDATAGFQSGNDLVINLTGYTGTLPGLGSITPGNFFI; translated from the coding sequence ATGTCTCCAGATTTTCGGTCAGATCGTGTCATAGTAAAACTAAAGCCCGGAGCTAATTCCAATGAGATTAGCAACTTACAGGCGCAAATCGGGGTCACAAAAGTTAGCACAGCGTCACAACTTGGCATTGACATTTGGCAGATTCCCGACGGAAACGTAGAACAAATCATCTCGACTTATAAGAATGATCCCCGCTTCGAGTACATCGAGCCGGACTATATCATCACCCTGGAAGATACCTCAAAAACCAGAAATCCTGAAGAAAGCTTAAGCATAATTACTCCCCAAGCCACCACTCCTAACGATCCTGGCTATTCCCAACTTTGGGGACTCAATAACACCGGTCAAAGTGGGGGTACAGCCGATGCCGATATTGACGCTCCCGAAGCGTGGGATATTCAAAAGGGCAACCAAAACTTAGTTATCGGTGTGATTGATACCGGCGTTGATTACAACCACCCGGACTTATCGGCGAATATCTGGACAAATCCAGGGGAAATCGCAGGCGATGGCATTGATAACGACAATAACGGATATATCGATGATGTCCGGGGTTGGGACTTTGCCTATAACGACAATAACCCGATGGATGTGCAGGGACACGGAACCCACGTTTCGGGAACCATTGCCGGAAAAGGCAATAACGGCATTGGGGTGACAGGGGTGGCTTGGAATGCCAAAATCATGCCACTTAAGTTTTTAGATGATAGTGGTTCCGGCTCTACATCCAATGCCATCCTAGCGATTAACTATGCAACAGCCAAGGGAGTCAAACTGACTAATAACTCTTGGGGAGGCGGTGGCTATAGTCAAGCTCTCTACGATGCCATCAATACTGCCGGACAACAGGGAGCTTTATTCATTGCGGCGGCGGGTAATAGTTCGCAAAACACAGACACAACCCCTGCTTACCCGGCCAGCTACAACCTATCTAATATTATCTCTGTTGCCTCAACCACCCGCACCGATGGATTGTCCTGGTTTTCTAACTACGGAGCCACCACTGTAGATTTAGGAGCCCCTGGTTCGGATATTTATAGCACTCTTCCCAATAGTAGCTACGGGACTCTTAGTGGGACATCAATGGCATCTCCCCATGTCACCGGGGCGGCGGCTTTGCTGTGGTCTCAAAATCCCACTTGGACAGCACAGCAGGTTAAGAATAGCCTCATGTCAACTGGGGACTCGATTTCTGCCCTCAATGGCATAACTGTCTCAGGGAAGCGGTTGAATATTTATAACGCTTTAGCACCTGCTGATACCACCCCACCCACAGCCAGCAGTTTCACTCCTGCCGATAATGCCACAGGCGTTGCCGTTGCTGCTAACTTAGTGGTTAACTTCAGTGAAGCGATTCAAAAAGGTAGTGGCAATATTGTTATCAAGAAAGTCTCGGATAATTCTGTTGTCGAAACCATTGCGGTTACTAACAGTAATGTCACCGTTAGTGGCAGTCAACTGACAATTAACCCAACCAATGACTTAGCACAAGGTACAGATTATTATGTAGAAATTGCCAACGGTGCGATTAAGGATATTGCGGGGAATAATTATGCCGGTATTACTGGTAATAGCACTTGGAATTTTACCACCACCAGCCAAAGTTCAGGCTCTTTTACCGAAGATACTTCTATTTCCCTTCCTGGTGTTTACGTCAGTTCCGTAGCTTGGGCGGACTACAATGGGGACGGTAAACAGGACTTCCTGTTGACGGGTTACTCAAGTTCAGGCTACATCTCCAAACTGTACAAAAACACGGGCAGTGGGTTCAGCGAAGATACCACTATTTCCCTTCCTGGTGTTTCCTATGGTTCCGTAGCTTGGGCGGACTACAATGGGGACGGTAAACAGGACTTCCTGTTGACGGGTTACTCAAGTTCAGGCTACATCTCCAAACTGTACAAAAACACGGGCAGTGGGTTCAGCGAAGATACCACTATTTCCCTTCCTGGTGTTTCCTATGGTTCCGTAGCTTGGGCGGACTACAGCGGAGACGGTAAACAGGACTTCCTGTTGACGGGTTGGTCAAGTTCAGGCGGCATCTCCAAACTGTACAAAAACACGGGCAGTGGCTTCAGCGAAGATACCACTGTTTCCCTTCCTGGTGTTGGCTATAGTTCCGTAGCCTGGGCGGACTACAGCGGGGATGGTAAACAGGACTTCCTGTTGACGGGTTACTCAAGTTCAGGCTACATCTCCAAACTGTACAAAAACACGGGCAGTGGGTTCAGCGAAGATACCTCTGTTTCCCTTCCTGGTGTTTACTACAGTTCCGTAGCCTGGGCGGACTACAACGGAGACGGCAAACAGGACTTCCTGTTGACGGGTTGGTCAAGTTCAGGCAGCTACATCTCCAAACTGTACAAAAACACGGGCAGTGGGTTCAGCGAAGATACCACTGTTTCCCTTCCTGGTGTTGGGGGCAGTTCCGTAGCCTGGGCGGACTACAGCGGGGATGGTAAACAGGACTTCCTGTTGACGGGTTACTCAAGTTCAGGCCGCATCTCCAAACTGTACAAAAACACGGGCAGTGGGTTCAGCGAAGATACCTCTGTTTCCCTTCCTGGTGTTTCCTACAGTTCCGTAGCTTGGGCGGACTACAGCGGGGATGGCAAACAGGACTTCCTGTTGACGGGTTCCTATAATTCAGGCAGCTTCATCTCCAAACTGTACAAAAACACTGCCACACCTGCTGATACCACCCCACCCACAGCCAGCAGTTTCACTCCTGCCGATAATGCCACAGGCGTTGCCGTTGCTGCTAACTTAGTGGTTAACTTCAGTGAAGCGATTCAAAAAGGTAGTGGCAATATTGTTATCAAGAAAGTCTCGGATAATTCTGTTGTCGAAACGATTGCGGTTACTAACAGTAATGTCACCGTTAGTGGCAGTCAACTGACAATTAACCCAACCAATGACTTAGCACAAGGCACAGATTATTATGTAGAAATTGCCAACGCTGCGATTAAGGATATTGCGGGGAATAATTATGCGGGTATTACTGGTAATAGCACCTGGAATTTCCAAACCGTCGCCCCCACTGACACCACCCCACCTACAGCTAATAGTTTCACTCCTGCCGATAATGCCACAGGGGTAGCCGTTGCTGCTAACTTAGTGGTCAACTTCAGTGAAGCGATTCAAAAAGGTAGTGGCAATATTGTTATCAAGAAAGTCTCGGATAATTCTGTTGTCGAAACCATTGCGGTTACTAACAGTAATGTCACCGTTAGTGGCAGTCAACTTACCATTAACCCAACCAATGACTTAGCACAAGGTACAGATTATTATGTAGAAATTGCCAATGGTGCGATTAAGGATATTGCGGGGAATAATTATGCGGGTATTACTGGTAATAGCACCTGGAATTTCAAAACCGTCGGCGGACTACTACAGACCATTACCCCAGACTTTGATAGTGCTACCGCCGGAAATCAAACCACTAAAGCCTTCAGACCTAATAACTCCGTCGGAGTCGATGTCAACTATTCCACATCGGATAACAACAGCAGTCTAACATCCTCCTTTGGATTTAAGCTGCACTACGACTCCTCCCAGTTAACCTTTGTCAACCTTACCAATCCCTTATCCAGTCCGATAGCACCCACCATCGGCAGTCCAGAGGCGGACACCGCCAATGAAGATAACGACCCCCTCACTGATAAAGTGATTAATGTAGCTTGGCTGAATATTAGCGGTGTGAATTGGCCGAATACTACTTTACCCGCCAATCTATACAAAGCCAACTTCACCACGTCCTCTACCTATACAGGTACAAACGTTAACTTTAGCAGTAATAACACCTCCCCTGGATACAGCCTTTCACCCACATCGGCAGTTTTGACCCTAGCACCCCCCGTCAGTTTAGATGCGGATGGCAATAGTTCTGCCCAGGGTGCCACTGACGGCATTTTAATTGCCCGCCATCTGTTTGGCTTTACGGGTAATACCCTAACTACTGGAGCGATTGGTACTGGTGCGACTCGCACCACTGCTACAGACATCCAGAACTATTTGCAAAATGGTCAAGCCACGATGCTAGATGTGGATGGCAACGGTTCTGCTCAGGGAGCCACCGACGGGATTTTAATTGCTCGCTATCTGTTTGGCTTTACTGGCAATACCCTAACTACTGGAGCGATTGGTACTGGTGCGACTCGCACTACTGCAACTGAAATTCAGCAATTCTTAAGTACCTATCTGCCCACGACTCCTGCATCTAGTAAGAGCGTAGTTACCAATAGTGCTACCCAAAATATTACCGCTAGTGCCAGCACTCAGAATGTAGCTCCGGGTAGTTCAGTCTCAATTGACGCCAAGTATTCCACATCGGATAACAGCAGCAGCCTACCATCCTCCTTCGGATTTAAACTGCACTATGACTCTTCTAAGCTTAATTTTGTCGATTTTGCCAATCCAGGGGTATTGTCAAGTCCTTTAACACCGACTATCGGCACTCCAGATGCGGACACTCTGAATGAAGATAACGATACCTCCACTGATAAAGTGATTAATGTGGCTTGGCTTAATCTAAATGGTGTGAATTGGCCGAATGTGGCTGCACCCACGACCTTATACAAAGCCAACTTCACCGCCTTACCCACTTTTACTACAGGTAGTGCCAAGGTTAACTTTAGTAGTCAAAATGCTTCTCCTGGTTACACCTTCCAAGGAACAGGAACAGTTATCTCTGCTGACTCAACTGCACCCACAGCCAGCAGTTTCAGCCCCGTTGATAATGCCACAGGAGTTGCCGTTGGTGCTAACTTAGTGGTTAACTTCAGTGAAGCGATTAAAAAAGGGAGTGGCAATCTTGTTATTAAGAAAGTCTCGGATAATTCTGTTGTCGAAACGATTGCGGTTACTAATAGTAATGTCACCGTTAGTGGCAGTCAACTGACAATTAACCCAACCAATGACTTAGCACAAGGCACAGATTATTATGTAGAAATTGCCAACGCTGCGATTAAGGATATTGCGGGTAATAATTATGCGGGTATTACTGGTAGTAGCACTTGGAATTTCAAAACTCAGGGAACTTCCACCATTAATGGCACTGCTGGCGCTGACAACTTAATCGGCACTGCTAATCCAGATATCATTAATGGATTGGCTGGTAACGATACTCTCAATGGTGGTGCCGGTGTCGATACCCTGGTTGGTGGATTGGGTAATGATATCTATGTTGTCGATAATACTGGGGATATTGTCACTGAATTAGCATCCCAAGGCACCGACTTGGTACAATCTTCTGTCACCTATACCCTGGGAGCGAATGTAGAAAACCTCACTTTGACGGGAACGGCAGCAATTAACGGTACGGGTAATACTCTGAATAACACCATTACCGGCAATGCGGCGAATAATACCCTCAATGGTGGTGCGGGTGCTGATATTCTTAATGGCGGATTAGGCAATGATATCTATGTTGTCGATAACGCTGGGGATATCGTCACTGAATTAGCTTCCCAAGGCACCGACTTGGTACAATCTTCTGTCACCTATACCCTGGGAGCGAATGTAGAAAACCTCACTTTGACGGGAACGGCAGCAATTAACGGTACGGGTAATACTCTGAATAACACCATTACCGGCAATGCGGCGAATAATACCCTCAATGGTGGTGCGGGTGCTGATATTCTTAATGGCGGATTAGGCAATGATATCTATGTTGTCGATAACGCTGGGGATATCGTCACTGAATTAGCTTCCCAAGGCACCGACTTGGTGCAATCTTCTGTCACCTATACCCTGGGAGCGAATGTAGAAAACCTCACTTTGACGGGAACGGCAGCAATTAACGGTACGGGTAATACTCTTAATAACACCATTACCGGCAATGCGGCGAATAATACCCTCAATGGTGGTGCGGGTGCTGATATTCTTAATGGCGGATTAGGCAATGATATCTATGTTGTCGATAACGCTGGGGATATCGTCACTGAATTAGCTTCCCAAGGCACCGACTTGGTGCAATCTTCTGTCACCTATACCCTGGGAGCGAATGTAGAAAACCTCACTTTGACGGGAACGGCAGCAATTAACGGTACGGGTAATACTCTGAATAACACCATTACCGGCAATGCGGCGAATAATACCCTCAATGGTGGTGCGGGTGCTGATATTCTTAATGGCGGATTAGGCAATGATATCTATGTTGTCGATAACGCTGGGGATATCGTCACTGAATTAGCTTCCCAAGGCACCGACTTGGTGCAATCTTCTGTCACCTATACCCTGGGAGCGAATGTAGAAAACCTCACTTTGACGGGAACGGCAGCAATTAACGGTACGGGTAATACTCTTAATAACACCATTACCGGCAATGCGGCGAATAATACCCTCAATGGTGGTGCGGGCAACGACATCCTCAATGGTGCTGCGGGCCGAGATATTTTAACTGGTAGTACGGGTGCGGATACCTTTGTGTTCCAGTTTGGTCAATCCACAGTAGCAGCGTGCGATCGCATTACCGACTTTGCCATTGGTAGCGATAAGATTGACCTCCTCACCCAAGCGGGAGCGGCGATGAATGCCCCCACCAGCTTTAGCCGTGCTGCTAATAATGCTGCCACCACCTTAGCCACTGTTGTCACTCAAGTCTTTACTGATGCTAATGGGGCGTCTGCTGGCAACCAAGCTCTCGGACTTAATAGTGCTGCTTTGGTTGTGGCGACAAATGCCGCGATTGCTGGTACTTACCTAGTGGTGAATGATGCTACTGCTGGTTTTCAATCTGGTAACGATTTAGTTATTAACTTAACCGGATATACTGGGACGTTACCGGGTTTGGGCAGCATTACACCGGGCAATTTCTTTATCTAA